The proteins below come from a single uncultured Fibrobacter sp. genomic window:
- a CDS encoding DUF4832 domain-containing protein, whose translation MKKFVIWAIAAVLLHAPVFAVGLVKQSVDTTDAMATLGNYDRGFYTPQVLHLKPSGGKPIEKPYSKLLHLRAEISEFSSHAWLGIDTTGGKKDTTWGKNQDLTEDALNVLQETFDNIRKNSGHVIVRICYDPWYNGRSNVTPDHEWVLKHVKQLAPVLSKNTDVIVALEMGMHGAYGEMHSDTNITYDRVAEAVNLMLRNTPPELKILTRTGNYSAKVLGFDNWGVDFHIDGDKFKEIAKAKGDTMYRVGMFNDGYLGTQYDYGTWGADCATSICREEGVAWLEKYGINTPYGGEALTTANGYQVINTPEFLAYEGFRTHTSYLNIQWNNNLIDSWKKTPFKQKDFDYDPARVDSLSGFKYINDHLGYRFVLRESWMSDTVGDDGVLRAKLRIQNVGFGNLTWNAPVRLAILTDLEGTGLLECPMPTYYDLPDIDSRNIHCRTISIADGDTVMTFDGNNEIEILTKLNIRGKGRYQVFLKVGEVQFANSKRVGGGTCGDEQPAAYLGKIYYDENVKSSIPRALPSAAQKKNAPFVQRERHNAIIRDGEKRYRANGATSR comes from the coding sequence ATGAAGAAGTTTGTTATTTGGGCAATTGCTGCGGTACTTTTGCATGCGCCAGTTTTTGCCGTGGGCCTTGTAAAACAGTCTGTTGATACGACCGACGCGATGGCGACTCTCGGCAATTATGATCGCGGATTTTATACACCGCAGGTGTTGCATCTTAAGCCTTCGGGCGGTAAGCCGATTGAAAAGCCCTATAGCAAATTGCTACACTTGCGTGCCGAAATCTCGGAATTCAGCAGCCACGCCTGGCTAGGAATCGACACGACCGGAGGCAAGAAGGATACCACCTGGGGCAAGAACCAAGATTTGACTGAAGACGCCCTGAATGTTTTGCAGGAGACCTTTGACAATATCCGCAAGAATAGCGGACACGTGATAGTGCGCATTTGTTATGACCCGTGGTATAACGGTCGCAGCAATGTGACGCCGGATCACGAGTGGGTGCTGAAGCATGTAAAGCAGCTTGCGCCGGTGCTCTCGAAAAATACCGATGTAATCGTGGCGCTCGAGATGGGCATGCACGGCGCCTACGGCGAAATGCATTCTGACACGAACATCACTTATGATCGCGTTGCAGAAGCGGTAAATCTGATGCTGCGTAACACGCCTCCCGAATTGAAAATCCTCACGCGCACGGGAAACTATTCAGCGAAGGTGTTGGGCTTTGACAACTGGGGCGTCGACTTCCATATCGACGGCGATAAATTCAAAGAAATCGCGAAGGCGAAGGGCGACACCATGTACCGTGTGGGAATGTTCAACGACGGCTATCTCGGGACGCAATACGATTACGGCACGTGGGGTGCGGACTGTGCGACTTCCATTTGCCGCGAAGAAGGCGTGGCCTGGCTCGAGAAGTACGGCATCAACACGCCCTACGGTGGCGAGGCGCTCACGACGGCGAACGGTTACCAAGTTATCAATACGCCGGAGTTCTTGGCGTACGAGGGATTCCGCACACATACGAGCTATCTGAATATCCAGTGGAACAACAACTTGATTGACAGCTGGAAAAAGACCCCGTTTAAGCAGAAAGATTTTGATTACGATCCAGCGCGAGTCGATTCTCTTTCGGGCTTCAAGTACATCAACGACCACCTTGGTTACCGCTTTGTACTGCGTGAATCGTGGATGAGCGATACGGTGGGTGACGACGGTGTTTTAAGGGCGAAGCTCCGCATTCAGAATGTGGGCTTTGGCAATTTGACATGGAATGCACCGGTGAGGCTTGCCATTTTAACAGACCTGGAAGGTACCGGTTTGTTGGAGTGCCCTATGCCGACTTATTACGACCTGCCGGACATTGATTCCCGCAATATCCATTGCCGCACAATCTCTATTGCAGACGGCGATACCGTGATGACGTTCGACGGAAATAACGAAATAGAAATTTTGACCAAATTAAATATACGAGGCAAAGGACGTTACCAAGTGTTCTTGAAGGTGGGCGAGGTTCAATTTGCCAACAGTAAGCGTGTGGGTGGTGGAACATGTGGCGACGAGCAGCCTGCCGCCTATTTGGGCAAAATCTACTATGACGAAAATGTCAAATCATCGATTCCGCGTGCGCTCCCGAGTGCAGCACAAAAGAAAAACGCCCCCTTCGTTCAGAGGGAGCGCCACAATGCGATTATCCGCGATGGCGAAAAACGCTACCGCGCCAATGGTGCAACTAGCCGTTAA
- a CDS encoding glycoside hydrolase family 9 protein, which produces MNFSKSAFLAGAASVAVSFSSAFAGPLVNQLGFAPDAEKIVVYPGSDANGLEVRDLNGKTVLKLKAPMVYDWEFSGEEVQTFDISAVKKPGTYRLFRGKEYVGTPIVVGKNVYNDLVKASLKWFYYQRASMSLEPQYAGKWARAAGHKDNRVIVYGTDKVTGGKGNGQVIKSDRGWYDAGDYGKYIVNSGITVFTLLQAYENFPKYLDSLTWNIPREFAKYPEILEEVRYNLDWMLTMQDKDGGVYHKVTTLKFGGSVLPENDRDARYAILKNVTATLDFAAVMAQASVVYKNVDKAYSDKILKAAEEAYAWAKMHPQQFYKQPADVQTGNYMHDGEDGKDEFRWAAAELFRATKKPYYQDDLKNNLFTPDGAWWGNVNMLAAFRVALDSADFDKDLVAAAKKTVLNEANNLRAVGDTSAYRLPAFPWSWNWGSNSAMANNGMVLVHAYLLTKDKSYLDGAQQCLDYLLGKNPQDMTYVTGFGYRSPRNPHHRPSESDMVDDPVPGMLVGGPHLGKQDINLDGKENWKCPNYAAADKPALAYIDNRCSYATNEVAINWNAPLAYLAAALEAIYNK; this is translated from the coding sequence ATGAATTTCTCAAAAAGCGCATTTTTAGCAGGTGCGGCTTCTGTAGCCGTGTCTTTTTCGTCTGCTTTTGCAGGTCCCCTTGTAAACCAGCTGGGTTTTGCCCCCGATGCTGAAAAAATTGTCGTTTACCCCGGTAGCGATGCCAACGGGCTCGAAGTTCGCGATCTCAATGGAAAGACGGTCTTGAAACTCAAGGCCCCTATGGTCTACGACTGGGAATTTAGTGGCGAAGAAGTGCAGACTTTCGATATTTCTGCCGTCAAGAAACCCGGTACCTACCGCCTTTTCCGCGGCAAGGAATATGTGGGCACCCCGATTGTCGTGGGAAAGAACGTCTATAATGATTTGGTAAAGGCTAGCCTCAAGTGGTTCTACTACCAGCGCGCCAGCATGTCGCTGGAACCCCAGTATGCGGGCAAGTGGGCTCGCGCTGCAGGCCACAAAGACAATCGCGTTATCGTTTACGGCACCGACAAAGTGACTGGCGGTAAGGGCAACGGTCAGGTAATCAAGTCCGACCGCGGCTGGTACGATGCCGGAGACTACGGCAAGTACATTGTGAATTCGGGCATTACCGTGTTCACCTTATTGCAGGCTTACGAGAACTTCCCGAAGTATCTGGATTCGCTGACTTGGAACATTCCCCGCGAATTCGCGAAGTATCCCGAAATCTTGGAAGAAGTGCGCTACAACTTGGACTGGATGCTCACCATGCAGGACAAGGACGGCGGCGTTTACCACAAGGTGACAACGCTTAAGTTCGGTGGTAGCGTGCTCCCCGAAAATGACAGGGATGCCCGCTATGCCATTCTCAAGAACGTGACCGCAACGCTTGACTTTGCGGCCGTAATGGCGCAGGCAAGTGTCGTCTACAAGAACGTGGACAAGGCTTATTCCGACAAGATTCTCAAGGCTGCCGAAGAAGCCTACGCTTGGGCCAAGATGCATCCGCAGCAGTTCTACAAGCAGCCTGCCGACGTGCAGACGGGTAACTACATGCACGACGGCGAAGACGGCAAGGACGAATTCCGCTGGGCCGCTGCAGAACTTTTCCGCGCTACCAAGAAGCCGTATTACCAGGATGACTTGAAGAACAACCTCTTTACGCCCGATGGCGCCTGGTGGGGCAACGTGAACATGCTCGCCGCCTTCCGCGTGGCACTGGATTCTGCCGATTTTGACAAGGACCTGGTAGCTGCCGCCAAGAAGACTGTGCTCAACGAAGCGAACAACCTCCGCGCCGTGGGCGATACGAGTGCCTACCGCTTGCCCGCATTCCCGTGGAGCTGGAACTGGGGCTCTAATAGCGCCATGGCAAACAACGGCATGGTGCTGGTGCATGCTTACTTGCTCACCAAAGACAAGAGCTACTTGGATGGTGCGCAGCAGTGCCTTGACTACTTGCTCGGCAAGAACCCGCAGGACATGACATATGTGACCGGTTTCGGTTACAGGAGCCCGCGTAACCCGCATCACCGCCCGAGTGAATCTGACATGGTCGACGACCCGGTGCCGGGAATGCTCGTGGGTGGCCCGCACCTCGGCAAGCAGGACATCAACCTGGACGGCAAGGAAAATTGGAAGTGCCCGAACTATGCTGCTGCCGACAAACCGGCTCTTGCTTACATTGATAACCGCTGCAGCTACGCCACCAACGAAGTGGCCATCAACTGGAATGCTCCGCTGGCTTACCTTGCCGCAGCTCTTGAAGCGATTTATAACAAGTAG
- a CDS encoding porin family protein, producing MKKLYLIVAAVLLATGLSFAQVHVGGHAAASFSTAWGDETDDVPWGFGFNAGAAAKIGLNDMISVVPEAGIALRRSSDDDQTWSTWAIEIPVLARINVMPQLYLEVGPQIAFLLSSEMEYDYGYATETIKYGDSKIDALNTFEFGLDAGVGYSVMQNLDVNFRFALGLTSILDSKKLGAESDQSVKNMQLQLGATYWFN from the coding sequence ATGAAAAAGTTATATCTTATCGTTGCCGCTGTTCTGCTCGCAACTGGTCTCTCTTTCGCACAGGTCCACGTCGGTGGTCACGCCGCAGCTTCTTTCAGCACCGCTTGGGGTGATGAAACTGATGACGTTCCTTGGGGCTTCGGCTTCAACGCCGGTGCTGCCGCCAAGATCGGTCTGAATGACATGATTTCCGTCGTGCCGGAAGCAGGCATCGCCCTGCGTCGTAGCTCCGACGACGACCAGACTTGGAGCACCTGGGCAATTGAAATCCCGGTTCTCGCCCGCATTAACGTGATGCCGCAGCTCTACTTGGAAGTCGGTCCGCAGATTGCCTTCCTCCTGAGCTCTGAAATGGAATACGACTATGGTTATGCAACTGAAACCATCAAGTACGGCGACAGCAAGATCGACGCTCTCAACACCTTCGAATTCGGTCTCGATGCTGGCGTTGGCTACAGCGTTATGCAGAACCTCGATGTGAACTTCCGCTTCGCTCTCGGTTTGACCTCCATTCTCGACAGCAAGAAGCTCGGTGCTGAAAGCGATCAGTCCGTCAAGAACATGCAGCTCCAGCTCGGCGCCACCTACTGGTTCAACTAA
- a CDS encoding N-acetylmuramoyl-L-alanine amidase, with amino-acid sequence MRPETIQKREDEFFSNLTNSAGVKYKLIQTTDIGQGVKIYSIRPDFTSYYYATKTTKKSICLHFTVGYIKSDTTALSTKDNCVSVSYVVDRSGHIYEMFPDTEWSYHLGSGAVGGNGNMSKQSIGIEISNYGPLKLSGENLVDAYGNNYCTVAETQFYDKLNYRGYDYFASMTDAQISATAALIKYLGKKHDIPMNFMPSDAPFANNAEAQAFKGVFYHTNVRKDKFDWPFGPSLKSVIAACSDVLPKVGEAKADATKTAAPSETTKVAEPAQKPVEAPKPVETPKAEVKAPEVKKAPEIKPATTTTSKPKTTPVKAPSLLGSIISLLLQLLGGKKR; translated from the coding sequence ATGAGACCAGAGACAATCCAAAAGCGTGAAGACGAATTTTTTTCCAATCTGACCAATTCCGCAGGGGTTAAGTATAAGTTGATCCAGACGACCGATATTGGCCAAGGGGTGAAGATTTATTCCATCCGTCCGGATTTCACGTCTTACTATTACGCTACCAAGACTACAAAGAAAAGCATCTGCCTGCATTTTACGGTTGGCTATATCAAATCTGACACGACTGCTCTTTCGACAAAGGACAATTGTGTTTCAGTGTCGTACGTTGTGGACCGTTCGGGACACATTTACGAGATGTTCCCCGATACTGAATGGAGCTATCACCTGGGGAGTGGCGCCGTGGGCGGCAACGGCAACATGTCGAAGCAGTCTATCGGTATCGAGATTTCCAATTACGGCCCGTTGAAGTTGTCCGGCGAAAACCTGGTGGACGCTTATGGCAATAACTACTGCACTGTGGCCGAAACCCAGTTCTATGACAAGCTGAACTACAGGGGCTACGACTACTTTGCCTCCATGACGGATGCCCAGATTTCTGCGACAGCGGCCCTTATCAAGTATCTTGGCAAGAAGCACGACATCCCCATGAACTTTATGCCCAGTGATGCCCCGTTTGCAAATAATGCCGAGGCGCAAGCGTTCAAGGGCGTGTTCTACCATACCAATGTAAGAAAGGACAAGTTTGACTGGCCCTTTGGCCCCTCGCTCAAGTCGGTTATTGCCGCATGCTCCGATGTGCTCCCGAAGGTAGGAGAGGCCAAGGCTGATGCTACCAAGACCGCAGCACCCTCGGAAACCACGAAGGTTGCCGAGCCCGCCCAGAAGCCCGTCGAAGCGCCGAAGCCTGTCGAAACTCCGAAGGCCGAAGTCAAGGCTCCCGAAGTCAAGAAAGCACCCGAAATTAAACCCGCCACCACCACAACGAGCAAGCCCAAAACCACCCCGGTAAAGGCGCCTTCGCTTCTTGGAAGCATTATTTCGTTGCTCCTCCAATTGCTTGGCGGCAAGAAACGTTAA
- a CDS encoding ABC transporter ATP-binding protein: MLSDKPIVFSAKRISKDFGAGKTLKTAVKDVSFDIYDEEFISIVGGSGCGKSVLAKIMLGLYKPTRGQFLYRDKPIKNLKAHWNEVQSVFQDPFGCFNQFFTIRSQLEDALNILKDKPSKEEVRRRVDEGLMAVNVKPEDIEGKYPFELSGGQMQRMLLARIFALRPKVLIADEATSMVDACVRANILDYLRKLKDELKMTVVFVTHDIGLANYVSDRIFIMHDGKIVNQGTPEEVLDNTTEPHTLKLLDDIPEVHKTEWIKNSHRSKK, translated from the coding sequence ATGCTGTCTGATAAACCCATTGTATTTTCCGCTAAGCGCATCAGCAAGGACTTTGGTGCCGGTAAGACCCTGAAGACCGCCGTGAAGGATGTGTCCTTCGACATCTATGACGAAGAATTCATCTCCATCGTGGGTGGTTCGGGTTGCGGTAAGTCCGTGCTCGCAAAGATCATGCTCGGTCTTTACAAGCCGACTCGTGGCCAGTTCCTGTATCGCGACAAGCCCATCAAGAACCTGAAGGCTCACTGGAACGAAGTGCAGTCCGTGTTCCAGGATCCGTTCGGCTGCTTCAACCAGTTCTTTACGATTCGTAGCCAGCTGGAAGACGCCCTGAACATCCTCAAGGACAAGCCCTCCAAGGAAGAAGTCCGCCGCCGCGTGGACGAAGGCCTGATGGCTGTGAACGTGAAGCCCGAAGACATCGAAGGCAAGTATCCGTTCGAACTTTCCGGTGGTCAGATGCAGCGTATGCTCTTGGCCCGTATCTTCGCACTCCGTCCGAAGGTCTTGATTGCTGACGAAGCCACCTCCATGGTGGACGCCTGCGTGCGTGCAAACATCCTCGATTACCTCCGCAAGTTGAAAGACGAGCTGAAGATGACCGTGGTGTTCGTGACCCACGATATCGGTCTTGCAAACTACGTTTCTGACCGTATCTTCATCATGCACGACGGTAAGATCGTGAACCAGGGTACTCCGGAAGAAGTGCTCGACAACACGACCGAACCGCACACGCTCAAGCTGCTTGACGATATCCCGGAAGTCCACAAGACCGAATGGATCAAGAACAGCCACAGAAGCAAGAAGTAA
- a CDS encoding ABC transporter ATP-binding protein produces MSENVFEVENLGLYYLGRFGDKTHAVTDVSFSMKKGEILGIAGESGCGKSTLVSGLMGMCIPPLYPEKGDVRVRVGDHMESLMHRKLEDVRANVLAQQVSMIPQGAFNALNPVRKIKDIAADVIAAHQQPGKKLDSKEIYDRLCERFDLFGMDTKRVLNSYPIQLTAGERQRSVIGISTLLNPQMVIADEPTSALDVSTQKEVIKMIFDLLDKGIFSTMIFITHELPLLYHVADNIAIMYAGEIVEYGTADQVVKDPRHPYTQALMGAMLSTEASQRTRHPVAIEGAPPSLKNKIVGCRFAPRCKKACPDCKKNTQNIRIVGDRQVRCDYAV; encoded by the coding sequence ATGTCTGAAAATGTATTTGAAGTAGAAAATCTCGGCCTCTATTACCTTGGCCGTTTCGGCGACAAGACTCATGCCGTGACGGATGTTTCCTTCTCCATGAAGAAGGGCGAAATCCTCGGTATCGCAGGTGAATCTGGTTGCGGTAAGTCCACCTTGGTGTCCGGCCTTATGGGCATGTGCATTCCGCCGCTTTACCCCGAAAAGGGTGACGTGCGTGTGCGCGTGGGTGACCACATGGAATCCCTGATGCACCGCAAGCTCGAAGATGTTCGTGCCAACGTGCTCGCTCAGCAGGTTTCCATGATTCCGCAGGGTGCATTCAACGCTTTGAACCCGGTGCGTAAAATCAAGGACATCGCAGCCGACGTGATCGCCGCTCACCAGCAGCCGGGCAAGAAGCTCGACAGCAAGGAAATCTACGACCGTCTTTGCGAACGTTTCGACTTGTTCGGTATGGACACCAAGCGCGTGCTGAACTCCTACCCGATTCAGCTCACTGCCGGTGAACGCCAGCGTTCCGTGATCGGTATTTCTACGCTTCTCAACCCGCAGATGGTGATCGCTGACGAACCGACTTCCGCTCTGGACGTTTCTACCCAGAAGGAAGTGATCAAGATGATCTTTGATCTTTTGGACAAGGGCATCTTCTCTACCATGATCTTCATTACCCACGAACTTCCGCTCCTGTACCACGTGGCCGACAATATCGCCATCATGTACGCCGGCGAAATCGTGGAATACGGTACGGCTGACCAGGTCGTTAAGGACCCGCGTCACCCCTATACGCAGGCTTTGATGGGCGCTATGCTTTCTACCGAAGCTTCTCAGCGTACCCGTCATCCGGTGGCTATCGAAGGTGCTCCTCCGAGCCTCAAGAACAAGATTGTGGGTTGCCGCTTTGCACCGCGTTGTAAGAAGGCATGCCCCGACTGCAAGAAGAATACCCAGAACATCCGCATTGTAGGCGACCGTCAAGTGAGGTGCGATTATGCTGTCTGA
- a CDS encoding ABC transporter permease encodes MLKLLRNLLKSPMFVIGISIFVLTLLIALFGPLFYSVDTHARDILAGPYAGSSSEHLLGTDHLGRDYVSLLIAGLRSSLYVGFVAGIIATTIGVLIGLFGGFRGGWIDEVLNMFTNLFIVIPQFVILVLISSAVKDGRSLTLIGLIIGLTAWSWSARAVRAQASSLRSRDHIALARINGASTLTIVIKHVLPYLLSYVFMVFIMQVGSGILSEASISMIGLGPVDTTSLGIILNQAKDNGALADSIWIAFIPATLVVTLTVFALYLINTSMEGVFNPRLRK; translated from the coding sequence ATGTTGAAACTCTTAAGAAACCTTCTCAAGTCCCCGATGTTCGTCATCGGTATCTCGATCTTCGTGCTTACGCTCCTGATCGCGCTTTTTGGACCTCTCTTCTACAGCGTCGATACTCACGCCCGTGACATTCTCGCTGGTCCGTATGCAGGTTCTTCTTCTGAACACTTGCTCGGTACTGACCACCTTGGTCGTGACTATGTGTCCCTGTTGATCGCAGGGCTGCGCAGCTCTCTCTATGTGGGCTTTGTGGCCGGCATCATCGCTACCACGATCGGTGTGCTTATCGGTCTGTTCGGCGGATTCCGCGGCGGATGGATTGACGAAGTGCTGAACATGTTCACGAACCTCTTCATCGTGATTCCGCAGTTCGTGATTCTCGTGCTCATCAGCTCTGCCGTGAAGGATGGTCGTTCCCTCACCTTGATCGGCCTCATCATCGGTCTTACCGCATGGAGCTGGTCTGCTCGTGCCGTGCGTGCCCAGGCATCTTCTCTGCGTAGCCGCGACCATATCGCCCTCGCTCGCATTAACGGTGCATCCACGCTCACGATCGTGATCAAGCATGTGCTTCCGTACTTGCTCTCTTACGTGTTCATGGTGTTCATCATGCAGGTGGGTTCGGGCATTCTTTCCGAAGCTTCTATCTCCATGATCGGCCTTGGCCCTGTCGATACGACTAGCCTCGGTATCATCCTGAACCAGGCAAAGGACAACGGCGCTCTTGCCGACTCCATCTGGATTGCCTTCATTCCGGCGACCCTCGTGGTGACCCTTACGGTGTTTGCCCTTTACCTCATCAATACTTCTATGGAAGGCGTCTTTAACCCGCGTCTGCGCAAATAA
- a CDS encoding ABC transporter permease, with protein MLRYVLQKGFWYLLTFVFAVALNFALPRLGDNNPVDIIMGQAGKGLSPTEAQKKKAELLVSFGMAELDDQGNVIYEPEVDENGQMVTRKVPKLDDAGNPVLVTVKEVNEDGTPKMVDRQKVDAEGKPVFEEKPVLDAKGKPVMEKKGKKKVAKVEQVAVMEQVQAERQDTVMVDEVVLKTDPKLSSAFSQFLRYIANVFKGDLGLSYQNNEPVTNVIKKSLPWTLLIQAPTILLGWIIGNLLGAFAAYKRGIFDKVFFPCAMFLNGVPYFVFGMLLVAMFSITLGWFPAMGAYSSDIPELTFSWTCIKSVAWYYILPFFSCFPILLSGQATGMRSMSIYELGTDYMKYAKWLGLREGKIISYVFRNAMLPQLTGLAQSLGAMVGGALITEMIFSYPGLGMAMLNAIQKNDYATIQGCTLMISTCVLVANYAVDVLIAVFDPRVKAGLQMGGK; from the coding sequence ATGCTACGCTATGTCCTGCAGAAGGGGTTCTGGTATCTCCTGACCTTCGTTTTTGCAGTGGCATTGAACTTCGCCTTGCCGCGTCTTGGCGATAATAACCCGGTTGACATTATCATGGGTCAGGCCGGTAAGGGTCTTTCTCCGACTGAAGCTCAGAAGAAGAAAGCCGAACTCCTGGTGTCCTTCGGTATGGCCGAACTCGACGATCAGGGCAACGTGATTTATGAACCGGAAGTTGACGAAAATGGTCAGATGGTTACCCGCAAGGTTCCCAAGCTTGACGACGCTGGCAATCCGGTACTCGTGACCGTGAAGGAAGTCAACGAAGATGGCACCCCGAAGATGGTGGATCGCCAGAAGGTTGACGCCGAAGGCAAGCCGGTCTTCGAAGAAAAGCCGGTTCTCGATGCCAAGGGCAAGCCGGTCATGGAAAAGAAGGGCAAGAAGAAGGTCGCTAAGGTCGAACAGGTTGCCGTGATGGAACAGGTTCAGGCCGAACGCCAGGACACCGTGATGGTGGACGAAGTCGTGCTCAAGACCGACCCGAAGCTTTCTTCCGCATTCTCCCAGTTCCTCCGTTACATTGCCAACGTGTTCAAGGGTGACCTCGGTCTCTCTTACCAGAACAACGAACCGGTGACCAACGTGATCAAGAAGTCCCTCCCGTGGACGCTCCTCATCCAGGCTCCGACCATTTTGCTCGGCTGGATTATCGGTAACTTGCTCGGTGCTTTCGCTGCTTACAAGCGCGGCATCTTCGACAAGGTGTTCTTCCCCTGCGCCATGTTCTTGAACGGTGTGCCGTACTTCGTGTTCGGTATGCTCTTGGTGGCCATGTTCTCCATTACGCTCGGCTGGTTCCCGGCTATGGGTGCTTACAGCTCCGACATTCCGGAACTCACCTTCTCCTGGACTTGCATCAAGAGCGTTGCTTGGTACTACATCCTCCCGTTCTTCAGCTGCTTCCCGATTCTTCTTTCGGGTCAGGCAACGGGTATGCGCTCCATGTCGATCTATGAACTCGGTACTGACTACATGAAGTACGCCAAGTGGCTCGGTCTTCGCGAAGGCAAGATCATCAGCTACGTGTTCCGTAACGCAATGCTCCCGCAGCTCACTGGTCTTGCCCAGTCCCTGGGTGCCATGGTGGGTGGCGCACTCATTACCGAAATGATCTTCTCTTATCCGGGCCTCGGTATGGCTATGCTCAACGCCATCCAGAAGAACGACTACGCAACGATTCAGGGTTGTACGCTCATGATTTCGACCTGCGTGCTCGTGGCCAACTACGCCGTTGACGTGCTCATCGCCGTGTTCGATCCGCGCGTGAAGGCCGGTCTCCAAATGGGAGGTAAGTAA